In Moorella sp. Hama-1, a single genomic region encodes these proteins:
- a CDS encoding IS200/IS605 family element transposase accessory protein TnpB gives MQKPKKKKPTINPSEGNKYTICGEWFPAIYPARRNDKWAQGTEDPLTTERRLYCACTRWAFNRLLEGYSREALKKQGQEIFGINSRYCDDAILKAQEIIGSQKELLTREIDETQTKLGRAQKKLQQAEKDLARAIKANDAFKSEKAKRTVQGRKTRVKKLAAKLADLQTHQNNGTIPRVVFGGRALWRRVCQGKATREEWRNARQNRLYARGDETKGGNPNMKLSYQNGGFTLAVTISHLSEQIGTDSKGRPIMTKAPRVEGKLWLPAKHRLKVWELLLTGAPYTVELIRDNDGRYRAHITFTIAAPATVTNPNRGYLGIDTNPDGVALANVGYTGQPEPWPEGFSVPYPKALRKYDGELQVTIHPNGFLYIKIPELAYSRGYRRTYLIGVLAQVVVSIARALGKPLAVEKLDFGKDRLDTNKRFNRLAANFPFQKIIAAVMRKAFKEGVEVRPVWPAHTSTIGYWKYRQRYGITIHHAAALVIARRAIGFKEKITKELKRQVQAIKEKLIPKANSLPGEGKGMTRKVKRPFKQLDAKIPVHNGLTRFKQESFYSAWHDLKQLALSSR, from the coding sequence ATGCAGAAACCGAAAAAGAAGAAACCGACTATTAACCCGAGCGAAGGCAACAAATATACCATCTGTGGCGAGTGGTTTCCGGCAATCTACCCGGCCCGGCGCAACGACAAGTGGGCGCAGGGAACCGAAGACCCCTTGACCACGGAAAGGCGCCTTTACTGTGCCTGCACCCGTTGGGCTTTCAACCGGCTGCTGGAAGGCTATTCGCGGGAAGCACTGAAAAAGCAGGGTCAGGAAATATTCGGTATAAACTCCCGCTACTGCGATGATGCCATCTTAAAGGCCCAAGAAATCATCGGCTCCCAAAAGGAATTGCTTACCCGCGAGATTGACGAGACCCAAACCAAACTGGGTCGGGCGCAAAAGAAACTCCAGCAGGCTGAAAAAGACCTAGCCCGAGCAATTAAAGCCAACGACGCATTTAAAAGCGAAAAAGCCAAACGCACCGTCCAGGGTCGTAAAACCAGGGTCAAAAAGCTGGCCGCTAAACTGGCGGATCTACAAACCCACCAGAATAACGGCACCATACCCAGGGTAGTCTTTGGCGGCCGGGCCTTGTGGCGGCGGGTCTGCCAAGGCAAAGCCACCCGGGAAGAGTGGCGTAACGCTAGACAGAACCGGCTCTACGCCCGGGGAGACGAAACCAAAGGCGGCAACCCGAATATGAAGCTAAGTTACCAGAATGGCGGCTTCACCCTGGCGGTAACCATCTCCCACTTGTCGGAACAGATAGGTACCGATAGCAAAGGGCGACCAATTATGACCAAAGCGCCCCGGGTAGAAGGTAAATTGTGGCTGCCGGCAAAGCACCGGCTTAAAGTGTGGGAATTGCTTCTTACCGGAGCACCATACACCGTGGAGCTAATCAGAGACAATGACGGTCGTTACCGGGCCCACATTACCTTTACCATTGCCGCACCAGCAACAGTGACCAATCCCAACCGGGGCTACCTGGGAATAGACACCAACCCGGACGGCGTAGCGTTAGCCAACGTAGGTTACACCGGCCAGCCGGAACCCTGGCCGGAAGGCTTCAGCGTACCCTACCCGAAAGCACTGCGCAAATATGACGGGGAATTGCAGGTAACCATACACCCGAACGGTTTTCTTTACATCAAGATACCCGAACTGGCCTACAGCCGGGGATACCGGCGCACCTACCTGATCGGCGTGCTGGCCCAGGTAGTGGTAAGCATAGCCAGAGCCCTGGGTAAACCCCTGGCGGTGGAAAAACTGGACTTCGGTAAAGACCGGCTGGACACGAACAAAAGATTCAACCGCCTAGCGGCCAACTTTCCCTTCCAAAAGATAATCGCAGCCGTCATGCGCAAAGCATTCAAAGAAGGCGTGGAAGTAAGACCGGTTTGGCCGGCGCACACCTCCACCATCGGTTACTGGAAGTACAGGCAGCGGTACGGGATAACTATCCACCATGCCGCAGCCTTAGTCATCGCCCGCCGGGCGATAGGTTTCAAGGAGAAGATCACCAAAGAGTTAAAGAGACAAGTCCAAGCCATTAAAGAAAAGCTGATCCCAAAGGCAAATTCCTTACCTGGGGAAGGAAAAGGGATGACCCGAAAGGTAAAGCGGCCCTTCAAGCAGCTAGACGCAAAGATACCCGTTCACAACGGGTTGACCCGTTTCAAACAGGAATCGTTTTATTCCGCCTGGCACGACTTGAAGCAGCTCGCTCTATCAAGTAGGTGA